The following are encoded together in the Mesoterricola sediminis genome:
- the trpB gene encoding tryptophan synthase subunit beta — MTATAFLHSGRYGAHGLGGCYAPETLMQPLLDLEAAFVAALEDPDFQRELQAELRTFVGRPTPLTPAPRLARELGIAEVWLKREDLAHTGAHKINNALAQALLARRMGREEVIAETGAGQHGVACAAACARLGLRCTVYMGEVDMARQAPNVARMRLFGAEVAPVSAGSRTLKEAVNEALRAWAGNCHRAHYILGSALGPHPFPLLVRTFQSVIGREARAQVLEAAGRLPEAVVACAGGGSNGLGLMVPFLDDAVRLVAAEAGGHGTDPGQHAARVGPGRIGVLHGCRSLLLQDEAGWTSDTASISAGLDYPSLGPELAALCLDGRVEALRATDAEALEGARRLCRTEGILPALESSHGLAVLGRLGARSVLLGLSGRGDKDLSTYQAALGA, encoded by the coding sequence ATGACCGCCACCGCCTTCCTCCATTCCGGCCGCTACGGCGCCCACGGCCTGGGGGGCTGCTACGCCCCCGAGACCCTCATGCAGCCCCTCCTGGACCTGGAGGCCGCCTTCGTGGCGGCCCTGGAGGACCCGGACTTCCAGCGCGAGCTCCAGGCCGAGCTGCGGACCTTCGTGGGCCGGCCCACGCCGCTGACCCCCGCGCCGCGCCTCGCCCGGGAGCTGGGGATCGCGGAGGTGTGGCTCAAGCGGGAGGACCTGGCCCACACCGGCGCCCACAAGATCAACAACGCCCTCGCCCAGGCCCTCCTGGCCCGGCGCATGGGCCGGGAGGAGGTCATCGCCGAGACGGGCGCGGGCCAGCACGGCGTGGCCTGCGCCGCTGCCTGCGCGCGGCTCGGCCTGCGCTGCACCGTCTACATGGGCGAGGTGGACATGGCCCGCCAGGCGCCCAACGTGGCCCGCATGCGGCTCTTCGGGGCGGAGGTGGCCCCGGTGTCGGCCGGCTCGCGCACCCTCAAGGAGGCGGTGAACGAGGCCCTTCGCGCCTGGGCGGGGAACTGCCACCGCGCCCACTACATCCTGGGATCCGCCCTCGGGCCCCATCCCTTCCCGCTGCTGGTGCGCACCTTCCAGAGCGTCATCGGCCGCGAGGCGCGGGCCCAGGTGCTGGAGGCCGCGGGGCGCCTGCCCGAGGCCGTCGTGGCCTGCGCGGGCGGCGGCAGCAACGGCCTCGGCCTGATGGTGCCCTTCCTGGACGACGCCGTCCGCCTCGTGGCCGCCGAGGCCGGCGGGCACGGGACGGACCCGGGGCAGCACGCGGCCCGGGTCGGGCCGGGGCGCATCGGGGTGCTCCACGGCTGCCGCAGCCTCCTCCTCCAGGACGAGGCGGGCTGGACGTCGGACACCGCCAGCATCAGCGCGGGGCTGGACTACCCCTCCCTCGGCCCGGAACTGGCCGCCCTGTGCCTGGACGGGCGCGTGGAGGCCCTCCGGGCCACCGACGCCGAGGCCCTGGAGGGGGCGCGGCGGCTCTGCCGGACCGAGGGCATCCTGCCCGCCCTGGAATCGAGCCACGGCCTCGCCGTCCTGGGGCGCCTCGGCGCCCGCAGCGTCCTGCTGGGCCTCTCGGGCCGGGGCGACAAGGACCTCTCCACCTACCAAGCCGCGCTGGGAGCCTGA
- a CDS encoding phosphoribosylanthranilate isomerase, translating into MMAKVCGLTAPEDVAATLAAGADLVGFLSHPASPRHCPDPALPRLAGDRAVLVAVAEGPEPLLRWAEACGAGWVQPYLPSRAGLTALRRAGLRILLPWPDEPDQEPAEADLYLWETGPKATGLPGGSGVVHGLAHPPPGPFILAGGLRGDLLADRFAALPGHPRCAGFDAASRLERAPGRKDPDLVAAFVRAAHALERP; encoded by the coding sequence ATGATGGCGAAGGTGTGCGGGCTCACCGCGCCGGAGGACGTGGCGGCGACCCTGGCGGCCGGCGCGGACCTCGTGGGGTTCCTCAGCCATCCGGCGAGCCCCCGCCACTGCCCGGATCCGGCCCTGCCGCGCCTGGCCGGGGACCGGGCCGTGCTGGTGGCGGTGGCGGAGGGGCCCGAACCCCTCCTCCGGTGGGCGGAGGCCTGCGGGGCGGGGTGGGTCCAGCCCTACCTGCCGTCCCGGGCGGGCCTGACGGCCCTCCGGAGGGCGGGCCTGCGGATCCTGCTGCCCTGGCCCGACGAGCCGGACCAGGAACCCGCCGAAGCCGATCTCTACCTGTGGGAGACGGGCCCGAAGGCCACCGGCCTCCCCGGGGGCTCGGGGGTCGTCCACGGCCTCGCCCACCCGCCCCCCGGCCCCTTCATTTTGGCGGGGGGCCTGCGCGGCGACCTGCTCGCCGACCGCTTTGCCGCCCTTCCCGGACACCCCCGCTGCGCGGGCTTCGACGCCGCGAGCCGGCTGGAGCGCGCGCCGGGACGCAAGGACCCGGACCTGGTGGCCGCCTTCGTGCGCGCCGCCCATGCCCTGGAGCGACCATGA